Proteins co-encoded in one Oncorhynchus keta strain PuntledgeMale-10-30-2019 chromosome 36, Oket_V2, whole genome shotgun sequence genomic window:
- the rtkn2 gene encoding rhotekin-2 — MANMDYQRDVQNFRRNASARSSCSSLAMEIKRKKISESAVFLQSEDSNMQEKIDFEIRMRDGTYKLLVASTNREQILNASKNLLTCNTRIKAYMTEMHKENHDMSVASQRLSDRVSDDRVACRGRVALSGLRIPLMWKDSDHFNNKGSTRQVAIFCLMRIGSEVFDTEMMVVDRSMTDVCFEGVTVFNGVGPAFELKVELYSCAIEEETILVNTPKKLAKKLRSSFGRASGRKLCPLLEAGDPDAFLQSNPIPLGARYSLLAYTSLGLAWADGAFQSHSLIVLQDAELSSWLPLYGNLCCRLVAQPVCMTQDMMNGYLIQQQSVEGLSRYCSLYCVLRAGRLFCYYTPEEITAKVDPSLIIPTNKDTRIRVVDKGPQKRSNSLTITNPVVGGALTNIFTTDSREELEDWMEAFWQHFYDQSQWQHCCSELMKIEVTSPKKPPLFLTKQADSVYNDLSINSPGKFESITDIIHSKIEETGGHFLIGEEEAREPPKWSALFDGSIPIVVQKSVLSPGKESPRPSPTPSSVSNDNKKRRAPPPPADKQPFSLPPARPPPPYQEKENVGVRTKTGRPSLDAKFSAIIQQLQRNPGGLSRKNAPLGQIEPLQQDLEYPQTPDVPPRPAPVPAPRNKLRKSFREKMNPKAW, encoded by the exons GACTCTAACATGCAGGAGAAGATAGACTTTGAGATCCGCATGCGGGACGGGACCTACAAGCTCCTGGTGGCCAGCACCAATAGAGAGCAGATCCTGAATGCCTCCAAGAACCTCCTGACCTGCAACACTCGGATCAAGGCCTACATGACAGAAATGCACAAGGAGAACCATGATATGAGTGTCGCATCTCAGAG ACTATCAGATCGAGTTTCAGATGATCGTGTGGCCTGCAGAGGAAGAGTGGCCTTGTCTG GGCTGCGCATACCGTTGATGTGGAAAGACTCTGACCACTTTAATAACAAAGGGA GCACGCGGCAGGTTGCCATCTTCTGCCTGATGAGAATTGGATCTGAAGTTTTTGACACTGAGATGATGGTTGTGGACAGATCGATGACTGATGTTTGTTTTGAGGGTGTAACAGTTTT TAACGGTGTTGGGCCTGCCTTCGAGCTGAAAGTGGAGCTGTATAGCTGTGCCATAGAGGAGGAGACCATCCTGGTCAACACCCCAAAGAAACTGGCTAAGAAGTTACGCAGCTCTTTTGGCAGGGCATCTGGGAGGAAACTCTGCCCCCTGCTTGAAGCTGGAGACCCTGACGCTTTCCTGCAGTCCAACCCAATACCGCT GGGGGCAAGGTACAGCCTGCTGGCGTACACCTCTCTGGGCTTGGCCTGGGCCGATGGGGCCTTCCAGTCCCATTCTCTCATTGTCCTCCAGGATG CTGAGTTGTCCTCCTGGCTGCCCCTCTATGGGAACCTCTGCTGTCGTCTAGTTGCCCAGCCCGTCTGTATGACCCAGGACATGATGAATGGCTATCTGATTCAGCAG CAAAGTGTGGAGGGGCTGTCCCGGTACTGCAGCCTGTACTGTGTGCTCAGGGCTGGGAGGCTGTTCTGCTACTACACCCCTGAGGAGATTACTGCCAAGGTGGATCCCAGCCTCATCATACCCACCAACAAG GACACTAGGATCCGTGTGGTGGATAAGGGCCCTCAGAAGAGGTCCAACAGTCTGACCATCACCAACCCAGTGGTGGGGGGGGCTCTGACCAACATCTTCACAACTGACAGCAGGGAGGAGCTGGAGGACTGGATGGAAGCATTCTGGCAGCACTTCTATGACCAGA GTCAGTGGCAGCACTGCTGTAGTGAGCTGATGAAGATTGAGGTTACGTCACCAAAGAAACCCCCACTCTTCCTCACCAAACAGGCTGACTCTGTCTACAATGACCTGA GTATAAATTCTCCTGGAAAGTTTGAGAGTATCACCGACATCATCCACAGCAAAATTGAGGAAACAGGGGGCCACTTCCTCATTGGTGAGGAGGAGGCAAGGGAGCCTCCTAAATGGTCTGCTCTGTTTGACGGGTCCATCCCCATAGTGGTGCAGAAGAGTGTTTTGTCTCCGGGCAAAGAGAGTCCCCGTCCCAGCCCAACTCCCAGCTCTGTCTCCAACGACAACAAGAAAAGGCGTGCCCCGCCCCCACCTGCTGACAAGCAGCCTTTCAGCCTCCCACCAGCCAGACCCCCTCCTCCATATCAGGAAAAGGAGAACGTTGGGGTGCGAACCAAGACAGGGCGACCTTCGCTGGACGCCAAGTTCTCCGCCATCATCCAGCAGCTGCAGAGGAACCCTGGTGGCCTGTCCAGAAAGAACGCCCCCTTGGGCCAGATAGAGCCTCTCCAGCAGGACTTGGAGTACCCCCAGACTCCTGATGTCCCCCCCAGGCCTGCGCCCGTCCCTGCTCCACGCAACAAACTGAGGAAGTCCTTTAGGGAGAAGATGAACCCTAAAGCCTGGTGA